The Malus sylvestris chromosome 12, drMalSylv7.2, whole genome shotgun sequence genome contains a region encoding:
- the LOC126593329 gene encoding remorin 4.1-like, whose translation MNDQRAGTSQAAQDHDDHGDDHGEDQEQIIRDIHALTPPRPPPPGNHGRRREAWETGSHRSSSLSIASTELGTASTENFTTMSREFSALVVAGSAIGTNNSTTNDSDHGTNNNNLGRIGEEDNNMPEDELETNPLAIVPDNYNPVDPVPYSPRNSEANNYRIGSSSSTVRTRDHQGGSGGDQTVSVHRVKKEEVETKISAWQNNKIAKLNNRFKREDAIINGWESEQVQKASSWMKKVERKLEEKRARALEKMQNDIAKARRKAEERKASAEAKRGTKVARVLEIANLMRAVGRAPAKKSIF comes from the exons ATGAATGATCAAAGGGCTGGGACTAGCCAAGCAGCACAAGATCATGATGATCATGGTGATGATCATGGTGAAGATCAAGAGCAGATCATCAGGGACATCCATGCCTTGACACCGCCTCGTCCGCCGCCTCCCGGCAACCACGGCCGTAGAAGAGAAGCTTGGGAAACTGGTAGCCATAGATCATCATCTTTGTCCATTGCCAGCACTGAGTTAGGAACAGCTTCAACTGAGAACTTCACTACCATGAGTAGAGAATTCAGTGCTCTTGTGGTTGCAGGGTCAGCAATCGGGACTAATAATAGTACCACCAATGATAGTGACCATGGTACTAATAACAATAATTTGGGTAGGATCGGAGAGGAGGACAATAATATGCCTGAGGATGAGCTGGAGACCAACCCTTTGGCTATAGTCCCGGATAATTACAACCCTGTGGACCCAGTTCCTTATTCTCCAAGGAATAGTGAGGCTAATAATTATAGAATTGGCTCTTCATCAAGCACGGTTAGGACTCGGGATCACCAAGGCGGCAGCGGCGGCGATCAGACGGTGTCAGTGCATcgggtgaagaaggaagaggttgAAACAAAGATATCGGCCTGGCAAAACAACAAGATTGCCAAGCTTAATAACAGGTTTAAGAGGGAGGATGCTATTATTAATGGGTGGGAAAGTGAGCAGGTACAGAAAGCTTCTTCATGGATGAAGAAAGTAGAG AGGAAGTTGGAGGAGAAAAGAGCAAGAGCCCTAGAGAAGATGCAAAATGATATAGCCAAAGCACGTAGGAAAGCAGAGGAGAGGAAGGCATCGGCTGAGGCTAAAAGGGGAACAAAAGTGGCTAGGGTTCTTGAAATTGCCAATCTAATGAGAGCTGTTGGAAGAGCACCTGCCAAAAAATCAATCTTCTAG